ATCTGTCGATACCAGCAGCTTTAAGCTGTTTCCTATACTCATCGATTGCCGCATCAACATTGTTTACAATACCGATATTGATAGGATACCCATACTGTTGAACGACTTGGTTTACAGCAGCAAGTTCTGCCTGAACATCTGAGTAGTCGATTGATACAGAACCAAACTTGTTTAGAACTGCAATAGATGATAGCCAAGCAACAAGCTCATCGTATCCATCCCATACCCCAGCGTCATTTCTCATAAGGTTTTTTACACGCATCGCATATTGGGCACCACTCATACTGTGGTTGTTTACGGTTGAAGGATCTACTCCCACAGCAGGTTTAATTATATTACCTTCTTCTGTAAGAGAGAAATGAAGGCCTTCTATACCGTTCATCCAAAGATCAAAGAGTTCTTGGTCGGTCTTGATTATCTCAAGAATCCTCAACGCTCTTTCCGCATTGGGGGAAGAAGTAGGAATAGCATATCCGTTCTCTGTTACGGGGTTTACATATGAATAACCGGTAAGATTTGCGAAACTCCAGTAGGCACATTCTGATTCAGGAAGTTTTGTTGCCATGTATCCCATCATGTTTTTGGCGCCATCGGCATTGGCTTGTGTAATAGCGCTTGTTCCCACCTGGATACTGCTCCATGGATCCATCGTGCTTGAAAGTGCGTTGCTGCTCCAGTATCGATTTCCTGCCCAATCCTTCATCTTGTGTGCCCATTCTACATACTCGTCAGTAAACGGGTAGGCGATGATGTTATGAATGTCATCATAATTTTTAACCATGATAATTGAAGTGTTAGATCCTGCAATTGACTCAAATCCATAATTGGCTTTGAATAGCTGGAACATTGTTTGTTCCGGGTTGCCGTCAATGACTCGTAGGTTGCTTTCGTTTGCAGCTATTACATCAGCATACTTCTCAAATGATTCAATGCTTGTAATTTCTTCAAGCCCGTATTTTCTTGCAAGGTCTAGACGGTAGAAGATACCATTCTGTGCAAAATTTGATTCATATGAAGGAATCATGAAGAGCTTGCCATCAACTTTTACCTGTGCAAGCTGACCTTCAGTAAAATAACTGTGAACAGTTGGCATATATTTCCGAAAGAGGTCGGTGACATCCTTGAATGCCCCATCCGCAGCATACAAGCTATACAAATTTGGATTGACATACATCAAATCTGCAGGTTCACCGGTTGTCAGAATCAGTTGATACTGGTTTCTGTAGTTATCCCAACCAAGACATGTAACGTTTATAGTTGTATTGTATCGTTCTTTGAGCTTCTCATTGAACTTGGTCATTACCTTTTCCGTATCTTTCCCTGATGACCCGGAGCTGTACATAATCAATTCAATATAGTCTTCAAATGGATTTCCACTGCCAGCCTTAGTTGACCCTGTTTCCTCGGTTCCTCTTGCAAATAATGACAATGCAAGGAAAAGAACTAGTAATACTACAAGTGCCTTCTTCATAATTCCTCCAATATTTATGTTGTACCCAATTTAGGGGCACAATAGAATACTTAATCAATGAGTGCTACCAACTCCCCAGTCGTCTCAACAGCATTGATACTGATGGTAGACCCCATGGAATCTCCGTGTTGTTCGCCCAGAACCACCATCTTGAATCGATGTTGTCCATGAGGAAGATTGAAAACTGAGAATAGAGATTTCCTGTACTTCTTTGAAGGGCAGAAGGCATCAACGGTTGAGACCTTCTCACCATCAATATATATCTCAGCCCGTCCTGCCTCGTTGTCGAGAACACCTATGATGCTCAACGATGTACCACTAAATATAAAATCTATTTTGCTTCCTCTTTCCGATGATGCTAGTAATGTACGGTAGTAGTTGTCTGAATTATTGCCGACTTTCTCCCAGTTCCCAGAAAGCATTATTGAATGGTCAAGAATTGAGTACCGATTGCAGGAATCTGGAAGATTTTTTATTGGCGTAACCTCAAGATTATCATATCTGACATGAGAATATGCACTGCCGATGACAATGTTTCCACTCGGAATCTCTTCATGTTCAACGGAGTCGAGTAAAACCCCGTTATAGTAGGTACTTATAACTTTTTGCTCGCAATGCAAGGCTAGGTTATTCCATGAGCCAAGAGAGAAGTCCTGGATTCTTCCCGAGGAGAGGACGATTGGGCCACAGGAGAGAAACCATCTACCATCATAGAACAATCGTACATTGTAACATTCAGGTATTTCACATACAGCAGAGGCATGATTGCATCGGGCACCAAGCAAAGCATATCCTTCATAATCACGTTCCGGCATCTCTTCTATATTGAAATCTATGCTTACGGCATAATTAGACAATTCCTGCCCACCAAGGATTGTGTATGGTAACGGAGTAGGCCTTCTTTCCCAGTCTCGTGGTCTCATTGAGTTGGTTAATATTTGCTTAAGGCAATTTCCTCCGTTTCTGCCCCCTTCACATATTTCAAAGGCTCCAGCTTGGTCGATGGTATATCGTGGTTGTTTTCCTATTTCATATGTGCTGAAGTCATCGAGATAGGGAAGGGGGAATTTTGTTCCTTGTGGTATGCTGGATTTTGCACAACCTTTTTGCTGGCCACTGGTCGTCGTCAGTGTATAGATGGATTCTGGCTCAAGTGTAATACGCAGAACATTATGGGTGATGGATAAAGGATCAATCTCACGGAATTGCTCTCTTTCGTTTGTTTTCCATACCTTAACATATGATACAACCACGTCTTTAAAGGTAATTGTTACTTGCTGTATGGATTTGCTTCTGTTAAGCAGTATGATGCTGATGTCCTTTGTATTTGGATGTTGCAAGGCCAAACAACTGCAATGAGGCGAATCAATGCATGCACTGTCAATGAATACCCAACCAGGGTGAATGAACTGAGTGAAATGTGCGACAACCCAGAGGCCAGCTTGAACCTCAAAATGTCCTGTCCAAGGATTTGCTGCCAATAAAATACTTTTGCACGTGTATGGAACATTATCATAGATTGCTTCAATAACAGGGTGCATCACATATTGCACCATCTTTCCCGATGCATAGGAACGGATGATCTTGTATGCCATGTCCAATGCAAAGGAAAATGAATTTCGAAAGGGAGCAATATCTTCACTGTTGTAAATAGGTAGACCACACTCTTTTGCATACTGCGGACTATCTTGTTTGTAGTGCCGAGTAAGTGCGGATATGCTCTTCCTGACATCGGGATTCCCCTTGATAATTGGTACGATATTCCAATCCTCTGTGCTGTCAGACCCAGAGATCTTCACATGTGCATATCCATCTCGATCCAAGCCAGGTCTCAACACATTGACTACCCAATCTAAGCTATAGGCTCCTTCGTTCTCATCAGGAGCAAGATAATCGAAATCAAGGGAGTAAACATTCTTCGCTCCCTGCAAAAACTTTAGGTAATATTGATATTTCTTGTCGTTGTCGGTTAACCATGCGGGAGTTCCCCAGCGTATTGCATCTAGGAAAATAGCTTTATTTCTCTTTTTTGCTTCTTGGGCAAGCCACAACCCAACACCACGAGTGATGTCAAAATCTCTTTCTGAACGCATGTGACTTGGTTCAGTCCCGCATGTACCATTCGCATCTGAACCTATCTCAACTTTCAACGTCTGTAGGCTAGCCCCAAAGTTTGGAGCAAAGAGAAAATCTAGTATATCCTCTTGTTGCTTCTTCGGATATTCATGTAGAAGTTTGGTCATCCCATTGCTGGTAACTCCTCCAATTCCCTCAAAAATACGGCCTAATGTATTGCTATCAACAGTTAGATGAATAGACACGATGCACCCTCTCATAACTTAACAAAATTCTATGTTTGTAGCATATGCGCGCCGTTTCTGTGTTGTCTATTTGAAATTGGAGACATTATTGGACAAATTGGAACAATTCGAAATAATTTATTATGATAGAACAAAAAATAAAATTTTGTAATGTCTCTAAAAGACATACATCACTCATATTTCAAATTGAAATCGCATGCCATACGGTTAAAATATATCTATAGATTTTCTCATTTATTATTCTTGATTACCTTGGAGGTTCCTGTATGAAAGAGATCTCTCTGGCTACACGTACTTTGGAGAAGAACCGATGCCATCGGTTCCTTCGTCATAAAGTACTGTGGCTTATGCTTATTCCAGTTTTTGCATACTTTATTCTTTTCTCTTATATCCCGATGGTGGGTATTTGGCTTGCATTTACAAAGTTTGATTTTAGACTTGGCTTTTTCAAAAGTCCGTTTGTTGGGCTGAAAAATTTTCAGTATCTGTTTAGAAGTGGAATCTTTACCAGATTGTTAACCAACACGGTTCTTTATAATCTTGCATTTCTTTTTGCAGGGAACGTAGCCCAAATTGTTACGGCAATTTTCCTAGGGGACTTGAAGAGTAAGCGATTCGTAAAAATCAGTCAGTCAGTCATTTTTCTTCCATATTTCATATCTTGGGTTCTGGTAGGGCTTTTTTCCTATGCTCTTTTCAACATAGATAACGGAGTTATCAATACGATCTTGAGAAGTCAGGGCCTGGCTGAGTATAACTTCTATTTACACCCGGAAGCTTGGCCTTTCATTATCGTGGTCGTCCAAGTATGGAAAGGGCTAGGATATGGGAGTGTTGTATATCTTTCTGTCATCAGTGGCATTGATCAAGAGATTTATGAGTCCGCTCGTATTGATGGAGCCTCAAAATGGCAACAGATATCACATATCACCCTTCCCATGATCAAACCAACATTTGTGTTGCTTGTAATGTTCAACTTGGGGAGTATTCTTAAAGGTCAATTCCAGTTGTTTTATCAATTGGTAGGGAGCAACGGTCTTCTCTACAATGCAACGGATATTATCGATACCTATGTTTACAGGTCCTTAATGGTAAATTTTGATATTGGTATGGGATCTGCAGCAGGCGTATTTCAATCTGTTTTTGGATGCATATTGGTACTTACAGTCAATGGTCTGGTTAAGCATTTCAATGAAGATTTGGCTTTATTTTAAGAGGAGAAGCAATGAAAACCACTACTAGTACATTACAAATCAAGCCTGATCATGGGACAAGAACATTTACTATCATCGGCTATAGTTTGATATCGATCATTACGATTCTCTGCTTTATCCCTTTTTGGCTGATTATTGTTGCGAGTATCTCAGATGAACAGACTGTTTTGAGAGAGGGTTTTAAACTCTGGCCTACGGTTGTTTCGTTTGATGCATATCGTTCAATATTCCAAGGATTCAAGAGCCTGATACAATCATATCTTGTTACCATATTTATAACTGTGTTTGGTACTGTATCTTCCCTGCTACTTACTTCAATGACAGGGTATGTTTTAATACGACAGGATTTTACTGAACGAAACAAAGTCTCCTTCTTTATCTATTTTACAACTCTGTTCAGTGGTGGAGTGATTCCTTCATATATTCTCTTTGTGAAGTATCTGCAAATCAAGAATTCATTATGGGCTTTAGTGCTTCCTTGTCTACTCAGTCCATGGAATATTTTTTTAATGAGAAATTTCATGAAATCTATTCCGTACAGCCTTGTAGAGGCGTCTAAAATCGATGGGGCAAACGATTGGCAGATATATGAAAAAGTAATGCTTCCTCTTAGTAAAGCAGGGCTTGCAACTGTTGGGCTCTTTATTGCCCTGAACTACTGGAATGATTGGTATCATGCCAGTCTTTATATTACGAAAGAAAACCTGTATCCATTGCAATACTTGCTGTATAGGATGCTTTCAAATGCAGAATACATGAAACAAGCTGCCGCGGCAGGGGTTTTGCTTGATTCAGAGGTTTTGCCCAGTGAGACACTTAAGATGGCAACAGCACTTGTTGTTACCGGGCCGATTCTCATGTTGTATCCATTTGTGCAGAAATATTTTGTAAAAGGTATTATGATTGGAAGTGTCAAGGGTTGATTTGCAAGGAGGAAAACAGATGTACCCCATTAAAAATAGGCATAGAAGCATACTCTCGCTTTCGGGAGTTTGGGACTTTAGGTTTCAAGGTGATCAAGATTGGCAGTCGATCTATGTTCCTGCTTCGTTCAATAACCAGCTCTCCGATCACCGTGCAAAATACTACTCAGGAATTGTTGAATATAGAACTCAATGTATCCTTCCAGATGTATTGGAAAGTCAGCGTAAGGTGCTTCGATTTGATGCAGTGACCCATGATTCCGAGATACTTTTGGATAATGTATTGATTTGCACGCATACAGGTGGGTTTCTCCCTTTTGAAGTTGATATTACAGATATCGTTGAATGTGGGAAGGAACATACGCTCTTAGTCAGAGTAAGTAATAGAATCAATCACAAGAGTTTTCCAATCGGCAATGAGTCTGGAACTGCTTTCTTTGGTTCAGATAATCCGGGTGTTCCAAGCGTCGAGCGTGCAAAGAAGGATTTGTATGCTTACAACCTACCAAATTTTGACTTCTTTAATTATGCTGGCATTACTCGTCCAGTGAACATCTATACAACTCCCAAAAAGTATATTGATGATATAACGATCACCACGGATATTGATGGGTATGATGGATTGGTGGCCTATACCATTGCAGGGGATGTTGCGGATGGGTTGCAGATTGAAATCCTTGATGAACACAATAAAAGTGTTGCCAATGGTACTGGACTGAACGGAGTCCTGAGAGTTAAAAATGCACATTTTTGGTTTCCAAAACCGGGTACACCCTATCTTTATACAGCTCGTGTGAGTTCCTCAGATGATACCTATGATCTCCCGTTTGGTATACGAACTATCAAGGTTGATGGTTCTCGGTTCCTGATTAATGGGAAACCGTTCTATTTCAAAGGAGCAGGCAAGCATGAGGATTCCGCTTTCAGGGGAAGAGGACTTGATGAATGCCTGAATGTGAAGGATGTTGATTTGTTGCACTGGCTACATGCCAATTCATTTAGGACAAGTCATTATCCGTATGCAGAGGAGATGTACTACCTCTGTGACAGGGAAGGCATCGTTATCATCGATGAACTTCCTGTAGTCGGGCTGAATTTCAATGGTGTAATCAATCCATATGCCCAGCTTGAAACAGGAGTGTATCATGAGCAGTTGCTCAAGCAGATGATAGAAAGGGATAAGAACCATCCCTCAGTTGTAATGTGGAGTCTTGGGAATGAGCCGGATACTGAGCATTTTCCAGAAGATGCATATACCTATTGGCATTCGCTCTATGAGGCTGCCCACTGCATGGATTCCCAGAATCGACCTGTAACAATGGTTTGTTGCCAGAATGATTATACCAAAGACATCACTACTAGAAGTATGGATGTTGTATGCATCAACCGATACTACGGCTGGTATAATCTTTCAGGATGTCTGGACATCGCAAAGAAGGCATTCGATGAAGAGTTGGACTATTGGGAGAAAATTAACAAACCTTTAATTCTTTCAGAGTACGGTGCTGATTCCATTCCAGGATTTCATGCTGTCATACCTGAGATGTTTTCCGAGGAGTTCCAAGTCTCATACATCAATGCAATGAACGAGTGCTTGGATAAACGTGGTTTTGTCGTAGGAGAACATGTCTGGAACTTTGCAGATTTTGATACACAACAGGGACCGATGCGAGCAGGAGGGAATCACAAGGGACTCTTCTCAAGGGATAGAAGCCCTAAAATGGCTGCACATGTATTGCGTGAACGATGGGGGAAGATCGAAAATTTCTATTGATGCGTTGATTTTCTTGGAAATGAGGTACCTTTTGGCTGATTCCTTTGTAGAAATAACTTAGGCCGTTTTTCTATCCTCCATCACAGGTACCCATACATCATTCACTGATTCGTTCTACAGGTATATCGCCATCGATGCTGGAAGAGATGCGTAGAAAAAGGATAGGCATATGAGTATGAACATTCTCGTTACCGGGGCAAGTGGAGGTATGGGATTCTCAACCTGCCAGCAATTGGTAGCTTCCGGATACACTGTGTAC
This sequence is a window from uncultured Sphaerochaeta sp.. Protein-coding genes within it:
- a CDS encoding extracellular solute-binding protein — translated: MKKALVVLLVLFLALSLFARGTEETGSTKAGSGNPFEDYIELIMYSSGSSGKDTEKVMTKFNEKLKERYNTTINVTCLGWDNYRNQYQLILTTGEPADLMYVNPNLYSLYAADGAFKDVTDLFRKYMPTVHSYFTEGQLAQVKVDGKLFMIPSYESNFAQNGIFYRLDLARKYGLEEITSIESFEKYADVIAANESNLRVIDGNPEQTMFQLFKANYGFESIAGSNTSIIMVKNYDDIHNIIAYPFTDEYVEWAHKMKDWAGNRYWSSNALSSTMDPWSSIQVGTSAITQANADGAKNMMGYMATKLPESECAYWSFANLTGYSYVNPVTENGYAIPTSSPNAERALRILEIIKTDQELFDLWMNGIEGLHFSLTEEGNIIKPAVGVDPSTVNNHSMSGAQYAMRVKNLMRNDAGVWDGYDELVAWLSSIAVLNKFGSVSIDYSDVQAELAAVNQVVQQYGYPINIGIVNNVDAAIDEYRKQLKAAGIDRLLDSVSQQMEAYYARNGIS
- a CDS encoding ABC transporter permease subunit, giving the protein MKEISLATRTLEKNRCHRFLRHKVLWLMLIPVFAYFILFSYIPMVGIWLAFTKFDFRLGFFKSPFVGLKNFQYLFRSGIFTRLLTNTVLYNLAFLFAGNVAQIVTAIFLGDLKSKRFVKISQSVIFLPYFISWVLVGLFSYALFNIDNGVINTILRSQGLAEYNFYLHPEAWPFIIVVVQVWKGLGYGSVVYLSVISGIDQEIYESARIDGASKWQQISHITLPMIKPTFVLLVMFNLGSILKGQFQLFYQLVGSNGLLYNATDIIDTYVYRSLMVNFDIGMGSAAGVFQSVFGCILVLTVNGLVKHFNEDLALF
- a CDS encoding carbohydrate ABC transporter permease, with the translated sequence MKTTTSTLQIKPDHGTRTFTIIGYSLISIITILCFIPFWLIIVASISDEQTVLREGFKLWPTVVSFDAYRSIFQGFKSLIQSYLVTIFITVFGTVSSLLLTSMTGYVLIRQDFTERNKVSFFIYFTTLFSGGVIPSYILFVKYLQIKNSLWALVLPCLLSPWNIFLMRNFMKSIPYSLVEASKIDGANDWQIYEKVMLPLSKAGLATVGLFIALNYWNDWYHASLYITKENLYPLQYLLYRMLSNAEYMKQAAAAGVLLDSEVLPSETLKMATALVVTGPILMLYPFVQKYFVKGIMIGSVKG
- the uidA gene encoding beta-glucuronidase is translated as MYPIKNRHRSILSLSGVWDFRFQGDQDWQSIYVPASFNNQLSDHRAKYYSGIVEYRTQCILPDVLESQRKVLRFDAVTHDSEILLDNVLICTHTGGFLPFEVDITDIVECGKEHTLLVRVSNRINHKSFPIGNESGTAFFGSDNPGVPSVERAKKDLYAYNLPNFDFFNYAGITRPVNIYTTPKKYIDDITITTDIDGYDGLVAYTIAGDVADGLQIEILDEHNKSVANGTGLNGVLRVKNAHFWFPKPGTPYLYTARVSSSDDTYDLPFGIRTIKVDGSRFLINGKPFYFKGAGKHEDSAFRGRGLDECLNVKDVDLLHWLHANSFRTSHYPYAEEMYYLCDREGIVIIDELPVVGLNFNGVINPYAQLETGVYHEQLLKQMIERDKNHPSVVMWSLGNEPDTEHFPEDAYTYWHSLYEAAHCMDSQNRPVTMVCCQNDYTKDITTRSMDVVCINRYYGWYNLSGCLDIAKKAFDEELDYWEKINKPLILSEYGADSIPGFHAVIPEMFSEEFQVSYINAMNECLDKRGFVVGEHVWNFADFDTQQGPMRAGGNHKGLFSRDRSPKMAAHVLRERWGKIENFY